The Dermacentor andersoni chromosome 1, qqDerAnde1_hic_scaffold, whole genome shotgun sequence genomic interval TTTTTCTTCACCAAATTCTCTATTTGAATATCGGCACATTTTCAGCATCAGTACGAAAATTTACTTTGAACCCGTAACCCTGTGCAAGAGTAACACAGGACCAAAACAGCTTCAAGATACCGTTCGGACTTTTAGTAACTATGAAAATATGAAAAGAGAACCTTGCCCTTATATATGTGAGTTTTTCCTCTAACCTTTCCCCTGCTCTCGTGAACTGCGTGAAAAAATGGCTGATAGCGATTTGCCATATCCTCAGGTTCCTAAAAGAAAATACCTGGGGAGTGTCAGTACACTCTATGCTACAACTGTACAGGGCTGTTTtgattggattcctgcggtacagcgtGACTGTCATCTCCAACACTGGCAGAGGTAACCTTAATACAATACAAGGTATCTAAGCCCGAGCCTTCAAGATATGCTTTTGTCTACCGTGGGCGCATAAAGGACAGAAACTATTGCAATCGATCAAGATTACGCCATGAGAACGCACATTAATGTTGAGACAATGCTTGTGCACACCCGGCTCTTCGCCTGGAACCGTACCCACCACCTAGATAACCGCCCGGCAGAAAGATCCCGCACGGCATACAATGCAACTGCCTTCGCAGATCCGCGTATGCACATCTGGCTAAGCCGCTGATTTTTCCATGATATGTGAATCGTCATCAAGTAAAGCTTCCAATCACAGAGCTTCAGAAAAATTCACTTACTGTCACCTGCACTCAAGCAGCTCAGTTCACTCCTGTTATATGCGAAATACAAAGGTTTACAGACCGCGCGTACCAAACAGGCTCACCTCAACACTTCTGGTGCGTCAGCTGCCGTCGAGAGCAGCGTTGCGGTGGAGATGGGTCTTCTTCGTGTTCACTGGCGTGTCAGGTTTCTTGATCGACACAAAGATTTTCTATTTTCTCTTTCTCACGCAACGCTGTCTTCACCAGCCCTGGGGACGCGGTTCTGTCCGGAAAGTAGCATTTTTGAACTTATGTGCACTCTCCAGATACGCTGCCGGCGTCGAATCGCGTATTTTCTATACCTAGCCGTAGAGCTGTGATGAGACCCCAGCTTATGCGGTTTCCGCCGCTTTCAGCTTTCCCTAATGACGGCAACCGATCGACGCACGAAAATAACCGCAAGGTCTGCCACATAAGTCGTGCGTCGGTCAGAAGTCGCACAGAAGTCGTGAAATATCGGAGAAGATAAGCCTACACCATCTTCCGAAGGTTAAGAAATGAAATAAGTTGTGAGTGATAAAGCTGTGCGCGCATTGAGAAGAATGTAAGTGATAAGGTGTTCGTGTGCAGCGAGTATTTCAAGAAAGAAGACTTCTTCTGCATAGGCAATTTTGGTTAGTGTTTTGAAGTTTGCGCCGGGCATTCAGTGTTTCTAATTAGGTTTCTTGTGAATTAATTGTGATGCGCTGTTGACAAACAGTTGAAATCCTTGTAAATGCGGCTGAAGAAGAATTCTGTCCCTAGAAAAATATCCAATTTAACCGATACACGTTTTAAGAGAAAAAGTGAAACTAAAGAGCCAGCTTTTCGCAAAATTACATTATAGTAGTATGCGAAAACACTGTTGCGCACATTGGCTGTGGAGACAGCCCGCTATGGCACAGATAATTGTATAGCGCGTATTTTCTTACTCGGCACTTCTAAACTGCGCccatatatttaaagaaaaaggaCGTACGCTATAAAATTAACTATGCATACCGGTAGACCAGTCATGATATACAATGAATTATTAGCAAAGGCTGTggtaaacagcacttacgaattAAAAGCTTTGTGCATTCGGCccagtttttcttattttttacgaTTCATAAGAAAGCATCGCACAACTAAGTTGACGCTGCGAGAAATGCCTCTTATGGTGAACCGGCGTGATGTTTACTTCAGGTAACAGTATGACTGCCAGCGCTGGCTTCGTTCATCCTGCAGCGGTACCGTGATCAGTATACGACTAACTGCTGGGTGCCTATACTCTGAAATATTACAGGGGCAGTAGAAAACGCGACAAAAAGTCTACTGCTTTTCGTGGCACCAGTGCTGTCACAAGCTTCTACCTTCATCTATCTGGCGAGCTTTTTACTGCGCTTATCATTTGCAAGCAAAGAGACCAAGCGTGAACTACATGGGGCTCGTGGGCTCCTTATTTCCACGACAGATAACGTGGCCGGTGTGAAGCGTAACATCGCGTTCGACGGAAATTGTAGACTTGCGTCTCTTTAGAAAGGCCAATAAATGTGCTGAGCCGCTCTACAGGCTCATAAGCCGACTGCTTCCTGAGACAGGCTTGTTTCTTTGACCCCTCCTCCGTCCCCAGCCGCTGCGGCACCTACAGGTACGGGAAAGTGCCAAAATCAGCTGTGTGGCGTAGGACTTGGTGCTTTACATGAAAACAAGGAAGGTGAAAAGCATCGTGCGGCAACAGAAAATATATTCGATGGCGACGAAGAAAGCACATTGGCAGTTTCGACAAGTGCTGCCGGAGAGGCAGTTTGGCACGGCCGTGAGGGGTTAATCAACTTTTGCTGACGACTCTACGTTACCGATACTACCTGGTGAATCTCTTCCTTATCATCAATAACTGTGTGAAGCCAATATAACAATTATGTGGAGAAAGGCCACACTAATCTTACAGGTTTTAAAGAGCGCTACTGGCTGCCTGAGCGAACCATAAGATAGCGTTAGCTCAATGTTAGCGTAGTAGCGCGGTAAAGGGAAATAGAGTTACCATTCAGCAAACGAACTTTGCATAAAGTGGGTTTTCGTATAGCTTGGCATCGTAGTTTGAGTGCGGAAGGCTATTCAATTACGCCTTAAATGTCACATGCTTAATGATTTTATCTATTCGCCAACTTTTGCGGGTGCGTCAGCAATGTTGGAGAGGGTGCACAATGACAGCGGGAAACACGTTCTATTTGTACCTTCCACATCTGCTGATGCGCGGCAAAATAAGTACAATGGCCTCAAAGGTCGTCCGATATGAAAGGCCACATGCTGTCGCAGTCAGCTCTCGGCTTCGCGGATAGGTGGCGCTGCAATCACGaaaattttatgtatttatttattcattattttctGTGATCCATTTATTTAATCTTACCGCTAGGGTATGCGGCTCAAAGGCAAAGCCAAacttcgtcgtcctcgtcgtcattCTCTTTAGGCCTCGACGCGTTCGAAATGAGAGGCTATCTCGAAAGCTCCGCAATGTAATCATAATACTCTGGCATCGAaacggcctgagactaagcgaaagccgtttaacCCTTTAATGACAAGACATATATATACCCAGaaaaaaatgcttctttctctctaAATACGCAAAACATCAAGAATAATTGTAtgatcaagaaaacgaaaaaaatattttgcagaaattttTGCAGCAATAGGGAGAACACCCCAGGcaggaaactggaagtgggcttcacctcaACACGCCTAAGGCTTCGCTGTCTATTTATATAGATAGGTCTCATgatatgtgaaccataggtgtacattcCATTTGCTTTACGTACCATGTGGGACACCTCTGCAGCTGGATATGTTGTATCGGCCTGTTTCCTCTGCCCTTGCTTTCACAAGACAATGAGTAGCGTGCCAAACTTCTAGTTCCTCGTCCAGTGTTCCGACTCCCACCAACAAATGActcttgctgcctgtcattcggTGTTGGCCGAAGACACTCAGCCAGAGTCTTCGTAATCAATGCAGAAACTCGGCAAGAAAATGTTTTTTGTATGTTGCCTATAGGCAACGCTCGTCAATAAAGGTTAAAGAGTGATTTTCTACTATCGAAGTCAATTCTACAAAAACTATACACAATTCAGTTTGAAGCTGACGGCTCGGACCTCCGTCATGTCTTCTGTCGGATGTGTGGACTTGGAACATTGACCATCCGTATGGAGGTGCACTTGATGTGTATACAAATTTTTTAATGTATTTTACACTATACAAACACAGCCCTGTGATAACATAAGGGCACTGAAatttgtataaataaattatgtattatgGAAAACTCACCATTCCTGTGTCCTTCAGAAAAGGTTGACAACGGCGCTGCGCTGCTGCCTTCCTCTGAGGAACACGTCGTGTGGTGCCAGCACCTGGATGTCTCCTGGCTCCTCTGGCTCCTCTGGCTCCTCAGCTGGTGGCACTTCCCCACCATAATCGTCCAATGTCCAGTCGCCCGCGTCCAAGGTAATGTTATGGAGAGCGACGCATGCATAAACGATTCGCGCTGCTCTATCGGGGCTGTATAGCAGTGTCCGAAAGTgctgcaagcagcggaacttacttttcaacaccccgatacacctctccacaacattgcgcaTGGATGCGTGCTCCCGGTTGTAGTGGCCTTCAGAGGTGGTGGCGGCATGGCTCCCAGGTACTGGAACAAGCAGCCATGGCTCGAGGGGATATCCTGAGTCTCCTATTACAGAAAAGTGACAGCTGAGTGCTGTGCCCTAGTTAGGGATACGCATTACGAATACTAACCAAGCAGATACTCGCCAGGCTGCAGTTGTGCGGCTAGGCGTGCACGCAGTGGATTATGCTGCCACACCCAAGAGTCGTGGCACGAACCAGGGAACCGGGGGTCCAcaacaagaatgcgaagttccTCGTTGCACACCTGCAACGCGGAGCAATACAATATAGCTCTGCAGATATGCTCGAAATCCGTTTTGCCATTCATATGCAGAAAAGAGTACATGTACGCTGGTACAAGTAGCAGACTGTTTCAGCCATAGGCGTGCACAGGGTCTTGCAGTTGGGGGAGGGGCAATGCGCCTCCCCTTGTGCGCACGACTATGGTTCGCACTAATTGATAGCTGAATGAAAACTTGAGGCCCGATATTGCGCAAGAACACCCATACAAGCCAAAGCCAGCCCATGCAATGGATGTAAGTACTTCCGTGTTCAAAATGCTTCCATCGTATCTTCCCTACAGTGTATCTGTTTCTGCTACGACTGCTGCCCATTTAAAACACAATTTTGGAACGGCAGACGGATTATGCACACAAACACATGGCACTCATCATTACTCCCGACATGTCAGACTTCAACGAGCTCGTAAACAGTTCCCCGCATGTCCTCTTTTAATCGTTACATTATTAGTTATGCCCCCCAGCTTGGGCATTAAACTGAACAATTGCGACTATGGGCGAGTAAAAATGGCGACCACAGTTTGAAGTAAAACATTCCAACGGTGCTTACGACCATGACGTTTAGGGCGTAATAACCGTTTCTCGACATGGAAGCTCGCCGTGTCGGCCGGGCTGAGTCCCTCTGGCTTCATGATGGCGATCAACGTGCCGTCGACGCACGCTAGCACGCCTggaatggcgccgcgtcgcgcAAACGCCGCCTTTGCCTCATCCTTGGCAGACGGTGCGAATGGAAAGTCCACCAACTTTCTCCGGGCAGACacggaaatgatggcctccgTCGCCTCGTGAATGGTGCTGCTCACGGCCGACTGTGCCATGCCTATGTGCTCCTCGCGACCAACGCTCCTCTGGAAGCTTCCGGTGCCGACGAATTGCAGCGGCCACAACACCTTCCTTTCTGTGGAAAGGCCACTCGCTCGCTGGCATCCACTGATAGGGTCAAGCTCGTCGCACAAGCTACGCACTGTTCGTTTGGACAGACGAAAATACTGCCGGAACTCTTCTTCCGTCAAGTCGAATGCAAACCGAATGCATAATCTACCTCGGGTCGTCGTCTCTGCGCGACTGCAGCAACCGCACAGGCGACACGAAAAGGCACGGCAGAGAAAACAAACGCAATGTTGTCCAACTGTTGGGAGTGCGGAATCGGATTGAACCGGATACGAAAGATGCTAACTGTCCTAAGCGCTTACGTTCTGATCCAATCCAAGCCGTCTGGTAGCCGTTATAATCCGTTCTATCGATTCGGACGGACTCTGCGTCTGTTCCGTGGCGTTCGTccgttaaggccgatccacacgacgggcaaaattgctcttttggaccgcggcccgcgcatcacgtgataggacgtcaccagttcgtgcgtaccgccgttggcccgcgcaagaccgcggccctcgcggtccaacaaatcgccgaggcttttcccgcttcagttttggcggcggaccgcatgcaaacagcagcgattttggcgtagccaacgaatgttgtccggcaacagagtgtcttcagccaaatccaatctagttttcggctcagcaaaagccagtcaagccagtcgtttcatgctCGCCGtgccgcctacacgtgcgtgcagcagacaTATTTTTTCAACGCCGTGTCCTCCTGGAGGGACGAGGACGTTTTTTCTTTCGTacccctcgttgagcagttcccggctttttgggactcgagccggaatgataacaatgataaccctctggccgagagtgtagctggttggtctgctctgccgtctgctatggcggtccgccgtgtggatgtgctctgcgccggaccggaccgcggcgggccgtgacgtcgcatcacgtgactgatcggcccgcagacttggtccgtcgtgtgaatCGGCctttagcagacgacacggaatgattgatagcagcaagacgtcacggctcacgtgataatgacgtcatggcgttcgtcgcagttcaaattgaccaatcgtgtgcggctccaTGGAActgaccgcctccgttctattttaaAACAAGATCGCTTCCTGCGTCTTCCGTTCGTTGCACGCCTGATCACgcttctctgtcttatctttcccatcttcgcACTTGGCacgacaaccgaagcagatgCCCAAGCGCGATCCGACTTGTGATATCACTGAGTGAGTGGCAAGGTTGAGCGGAGGTAAGCTCGACGGACGCACGAAGACAACCACTTCCCGCGCTTCGTTCCattaaaaattcccaagaagAGAAATAAAACTATAGGTTCGGATGGCTGGCAATCCGATGTCCAGAGCTCGCATGTTACTTCAAACCGAAATTTGCCCTTGCCATCCGGGGTTTGCGTAAACTACTTAAATCACGCAGAAGACGGTAACATTTAATCTGAGAAATAGCTTGCGTAAACTGAATGCTACGGGTCGGTTAGGGTTCTTCGCATGCGCTTTTCGATCTCGCTGTTCTACCAAGCCCGCTATTAGGCTAAACACGCTACACAAAACCTATGCACTGGTGCTTGCCTCCTTCATGCATGCGTACACGAATCTGCGATTCTGTAACACATTTACTCTATGTACGCCCCCCACAAAGTCCCAAACGTGCAGTCATACCTCAGTAGTTAGCACGTCCATCCAGTAGCAACGTCTGGCTGTGTAGAGACGCGCGAGTTCGATAACCAGATGAACCGGTCATCAATGTTCAGTTTTCTTCACCCAATGGCGAAGAGATTACCTGCCACAAAAACAACaccgcccgtgttgtttttgtgttccCTTCCGCTGTCCCtgtcttcatttgcggtcaatatgatatgcagtaaacaccaactaggccaaactgaagttcttctggacCTCCTGCCGGCCGCGCATACCTCGGCGCACGCAAAAGGGTGAACAGCTGCCAGCAAGTGCTTAAGTTTCCTGTTGTTTCATAATTGACTCATGCACTGACGAGGGCTAAACTAATTTCCCACTTTTTCGCTTTACTACCGTCACTGCGTTGCTGGACTGTCACGTACACTGTTGCGCGAACCACAAGTATTCCGTGAGTCCGCGATGATTTTCGCTTCCTCGCTTCTTCAATACGGTCATAGTCTTACAGCGGTCCTCTAACACATTTTATTGAAACGTGAGACAACGTTGCCGTGAGTGGGGCACACTTAAAATAATATATTCCTGGGGATTTTTTTGAGACTGACCAACTATGAATGGAGGTATCATGAGTAAAATATCTTTACTTTCAACATCCACCCTCCACTGATCCATCGTTCTGAGCGGAGGCGGCACCGGTAGCCATTGTTTGGCtatcacgcttttttttttttttttaccgcgagAGCAGTTAAAATCTAAAAGCAGGGTTTGGTTTGTCCGTTCATTGGTCTGTCTGTGCATaagttctctctttcttttgcgtCGACGGTATCGTCGTCATCATCCTTAAGCTAATCCTGAGCGTTGGCTTTCCATAACACGAAGAAAAAACTTTGCACCGGTTCTGCATTACTCGCGCCGCACGCAACGGAAGTGTTCACTTGATGCAAGGCCTGGTTGCacggttttttttcttgtttttctttttgctggaATAATACGAACTGAAAATCGTTGGCACTATTATtggtgccggctactccttttcgcaggGCAAGCAAAACATGAGCACCAAAGGTGATCTTCACTGGTAACAGTCAAATAGTACTCACATTTGCAATGTTCTACCTACAGAACAAAGTAAGAAGGTaactaatggtatcttcgactggtcacttccatcccccgaagcagagtcgggcagatcctgCGTTCCCTTAGCTCAGAGGTAGAAGACAAGCGCGCaatccgaacgtgcgactcgctctcggaggaggaaatggcagatgcgaaactactgccaacgtccgatgtttcgtcTATCAAAAGCTCCCGGGGCTGCCGGGAAAACCGGCAGACGGGCCGGTTGGACGAGCCTTCgttgagacgccagcatgcaCTGGCCTAGGTTGCGTAGGTTACGGTGGgtcgtcgccaacagcagcgaagCGGCGCTgtgatgacgtttcaatctcgacgactgctccgacggcagagctcggagcacctcagagcgctccaagatggaggagagcaatcgagaagaaccagccggaCGCAGGGCGGGCAcactctttcaaccagccgaagacaccGCCGCTTGCGACAGCGCTTCAGAGCGCtcgaaacgaccagccgaagatggcataaAAGATATGCACAGTTTCGTAAATGAATGAAAGTGCACGAAAGGGTCTTTCTCTCACAACTTGAGCACCTCGCTACGTTGAGATTGCGGTGACGTTCTTCGCGTCGTTGTCTGCTCAGCTTTTCCTCGTTGGTtattccgagaaaaaaaaacactcgaaacatgcaaaatacgaaatagataagccctcgcgcgccgctactcaagcactcccaagcgaatagcaacggatacacggctttactagcggcggccgctcgatacagggcttcacgctaggtgatggtcgcggcatcatggGAACACGCCGCTGACCCATTGATAACTGCAGCGGAGCCGTAGGGGCGGAGGGAGGGGTGATTTGGATATGTCCATCTAATGCAttttggcggatctgtacggcCAGCATCTGCTGTTGTCGACTACAGACATCATTTCTActtgacgtgtcagtgcgtaCATAATAACGATATATCTCAATGGTAGCACGGTAGCACGCCAGTGCCCTtctcttcaagaagacagtcatgccattcacgaatgatcagaaggcttAAATGATCCTGGCTCGGGGGGCGGCGTacggcgacaagaggaaggcagccaagctattccggatgtggcattgtggaggcCGCCCTAGTCCATCAACAATACTTATAACGTTTgaagtcctttgcgagacgggtagcttaAAGAGACACCAGCGcaggactgcgacggtagttGAAGAAGCGCAAACGGACGTTTTGGCATTCTTTCCTGCTCACCCTCACGGTAGTGTGCGCGTCGCCAGTGCGTaggccggaacctcaaggtcatcagtgtgcaggacttaaaaaaaaaggtaaaatgcACCCGTACCGTGTACGTCCacatcaaaaacttgaagaccgagattttgaaaacagacttgaccttgccaattggattttcacgaaatgtgaagaaggACCGTACTTTCTTATTCGCGTCC includes:
- the LOC140217360 gene encoding putative nuclease HARBI1; amino-acid sequence: MAQSAVSSTIHEATEAIISVSARRKLVDFPFAPSAKDEAKAAFARRGAIPGVLACVDGTLIAIMKPEGLSPADTVCNEELRILVVDPRFPGSCHDSWVWQHNPLRARLAAQLQPGEYLLVPGSHAATTSEGHYNREHASMRNVVESPDRAARIVYACVALHNITLDAGDWTLDDYGGEVPPAEEPEEPEEPGDIQVLAPHDVFLRGRQQRSAVVNLF